A single genomic interval of Nonomuraea rubra harbors:
- the folP gene encoding dihydropteroate synthase, with translation MGVVNVTPDSFSDGGMWFDEAAAIQHGFELVREGADIVDVGGESTRPGAARVSMDEELARVVPVIRALSAEGVVVSVDTMRAEVAKAAVEAGARIVNDVSGGLADPAMPRVVAATGVTYVVMHWRGHSHDMYSRAVYADVVTEVREELSKRVDLVLAEGVTPEQVVLDPGLGFAKNAEHNWAVLAGIPRLAELGFPLLIGASRKRFLGRLLADPDGTPRPFSRSDDATLAVTALAAHAGAWCVRVHEVGPNADAVRVAAAWKRAGAGT, from the coding sequence ATGGGTGTGGTCAACGTGACGCCCGATTCGTTCAGCGATGGCGGCATGTGGTTCGACGAGGCGGCGGCCATCCAGCACGGCTTCGAGCTGGTGCGCGAGGGCGCCGACATCGTCGACGTGGGCGGCGAGTCCACCCGCCCGGGCGCGGCCAGGGTGTCCATGGACGAGGAGCTGGCCCGGGTCGTCCCGGTGATCAGGGCGCTGTCCGCCGAGGGGGTGGTGGTCAGCGTCGACACGATGCGTGCCGAGGTGGCCAAGGCCGCGGTGGAGGCGGGCGCGCGGATCGTCAACGACGTGAGCGGCGGCCTGGCCGACCCGGCGATGCCGCGCGTGGTCGCCGCGACCGGGGTCACGTACGTCGTGATGCACTGGCGCGGCCACAGCCACGACATGTACTCGCGTGCCGTCTACGCCGACGTGGTGACGGAGGTGCGCGAGGAGCTGAGCAAGCGGGTGGACCTGGTGCTGGCCGAGGGGGTCACGCCGGAGCAGGTCGTGCTCGACCCCGGCCTCGGCTTCGCCAAGAACGCCGAGCACAACTGGGCCGTGCTCGCGGGCATCCCGCGCCTGGCCGAGCTGGGCTTCCCGCTGCTCATCGGGGCATCGCGCAAACGTTTCCTCGGGCGGCTGCTGGCCGATCCCGACGGCACGCCACGGCCGTTCAGCCGCAGTGACGACGCCACCTTGGCTGTCACCGCGCTGGCGGCGCACGCCGGCGCCTGGTGCGTACGCGTGCACGAGGTAGGTCCCAACGCCGATGCCGTGCGCGTGGCGGCCGCATGGAAGAGAGCCGGAGCAGGCACATGA
- the ftsH gene encoding ATP-dependent zinc metalloprotease FtsH: MDLKRFTRGPLLWILGIVVLLLLVTQLWSGGGNYKTADTSLVLQQIRSGNVSNAKVIDKDNRIEATLVNPISVKPGDAPTKLIQTSWVTGYGSKLTDELQAQVDAGKTKSFTTEVPQENILLSLLVSFLPIVVIVLIFLFLMNQMQGGGSRVMNFGKSKAKLITKDTPKTTFADVAGADEAIEELQEIKEFLQAPAKFQAIGAKIPKGVLLYGPPGTGKTLLARAVAGEAGVPFYSISGSDFVEMFVGVGASRVRDLFEQAKANAPAIIFIDEIDAVGRHRGAGLGGGHDEREQTLNQLLVEMDGFDVKGGVILIAATNRPDILDPALLRPGRFDRQVTVDRPDLEGRKGILKVHGRGKPFAPNVDLDVIARRTPGFTGADLANVINEAALLTARADQKLITMDTLEESIDRVMAGPERKTRVMSDKEKKMIAYHEGGHALVAHALPNSDPVHKITILSRGRALGYTMTLPMEDKFLATRSEMMDQLAMLLGGRAAEELVFHEPTTGASNDIEKATAVARRMVTEYGMSEQLGARKFGTGQAEVFLGREMGHERDYSEKIASTIDEEVRRMIETAHDQAWDILVEYRDVLDNLVLELMEKETLSREQVLQIFAPVIVKEHRPSYAGYGKRLPSDRPPILTPKEQSANGSLTTGRQDALPSGDSA, translated from the coding sequence ATGGATCTCAAGCGATTTACACGTGGGCCACTGCTGTGGATCCTGGGCATCGTCGTGCTGCTCCTCCTCGTCACCCAGCTCTGGAGCGGGGGCGGGAATTACAAGACGGCCGACACGTCCTTGGTTCTTCAGCAGATTCGGTCCGGAAACGTCAGCAACGCCAAGGTTATCGACAAGGACAACCGGATCGAGGCGACGCTGGTCAACCCGATCTCGGTCAAGCCGGGTGACGCGCCGACCAAGCTGATCCAGACGAGCTGGGTCACCGGTTACGGCAGCAAGCTGACCGACGAGCTCCAGGCTCAGGTCGACGCCGGCAAGACGAAGAGCTTCACCACCGAGGTCCCCCAGGAGAACATCCTGCTCAGCCTCCTGGTGAGCTTCCTGCCGATCGTCGTCATCGTGCTGATCTTCCTGTTCCTGATGAACCAGATGCAGGGCGGCGGCTCCCGGGTGATGAACTTCGGCAAGTCGAAGGCCAAGTTGATCACCAAGGACACCCCCAAGACCACGTTCGCCGACGTCGCCGGCGCCGACGAGGCCATCGAGGAGCTCCAGGAGATCAAGGAGTTCCTGCAGGCCCCGGCCAAGTTCCAGGCGATCGGCGCCAAGATCCCCAAGGGCGTGCTGCTGTACGGCCCGCCCGGCACCGGTAAGACGCTGCTGGCCCGCGCGGTCGCCGGTGAGGCCGGCGTGCCGTTCTACTCGATCTCCGGTTCCGACTTCGTCGAGATGTTCGTCGGTGTCGGTGCCTCGCGGGTTCGCGACCTGTTCGAGCAGGCGAAGGCCAACGCCCCGGCGATCATCTTCATCGACGAGATCGACGCCGTCGGCCGCCACCGCGGCGCCGGCCTGGGCGGCGGTCACGACGAGCGCGAGCAGACGCTGAACCAGCTGCTCGTCGAGATGGACGGCTTCGACGTCAAGGGCGGCGTGATCCTCATCGCCGCGACGAACCGGCCCGACATCCTCGACCCGGCGCTGCTGCGTCCCGGCCGCTTCGACCGGCAGGTCACCGTCGACCGCCCCGACCTGGAGGGCCGCAAGGGCATCCTCAAGGTGCACGGCCGCGGCAAGCCGTTCGCGCCCAACGTCGACCTCGACGTCATCGCGCGCCGCACCCCCGGGTTCACCGGCGCCGACCTGGCCAACGTGATCAACGAGGCCGCCCTGCTCACCGCGCGGGCCGACCAGAAGCTGATCACGATGGACACCCTCGAGGAGTCGATCGACCGCGTCATGGCAGGGCCCGAGCGCAAGACGCGGGTCATGTCGGACAAGGAAAAGAAGATGATCGCCTACCACGAGGGCGGTCACGCGCTGGTGGCGCACGCGCTGCCGAACTCCGACCCGGTCCACAAGATCACGATTCTGTCCCGCGGCCGCGCCCTCGGTTACACGATGACGCTGCCGATGGAGGACAAGTTCCTGGCCACCAGGTCCGAGATGATGGACCAGCTCGCGATGCTGCTCGGCGGCCGCGCGGCGGAGGAGCTCGTCTTCCACGAGCCCACCACCGGCGCCTCCAACGACATCGAGAAGGCCACGGCCGTCGCCCGCCGCATGGTGACCGAGTACGGCATGAGCGAGCAGCTCGGCGCCCGTAAGTTCGGCACCGGCCAGGCGGAGGTCTTCCTGGGCCGCGAGATGGGTCACGAGCGCGACTACTCCGAGAAGATCGCCTCCACGATCGACGAGGAGGTCCGCCGGATGATCGAGACGGCGCACGACCAGGCGTGGGACATCCTGGTCGAGTACCGCGACGTGCTCGACAACCTGGTGCTGGAGCTCATGGAGAAGGAGACCCTCTCCCGCGAGCAGGTGCTGCAGATCTTCGCTCCGGTGATCGTCAAGGAGCACCGCCCGTCGTACGCGGGTTACGGCAAGCGGCTCCCCTCCGATCGCCCGCCGATCCTGACCCCGAAGGAGCAGTCGGCCAACGGCTCGCTCACCACGGGCCGCCAGGACGCCCTGCCTTCCGGGGACAGTGCGTGA
- the hpt gene encoding hypoxanthine phosphoribosyltransferase has translation MDAADMGNDLEKVLIPEDELQAKIKELAGRIDEDYAGKDVLLVGVLKGAVMVMADLARALHVPVQMDWMAVSSYGAGTKSSGVVRVLKDLDTDILNRHVLIVEDIIDSGLTLHWLLENLKSRNPASLEICTALRKPDAVKVPIDVKYVGFDIPNEFVIGYGLDYAERYRNLPFIGTLAPHVYT, from the coding sequence GTGGACGCTGCCGACATGGGCAATGACCTGGAAAAGGTGCTCATTCCAGAGGATGAGCTCCAGGCCAAGATCAAAGAGCTTGCCGGCCGGATCGACGAGGATTACGCGGGCAAGGACGTCCTGCTCGTGGGCGTGTTGAAGGGCGCCGTCATGGTGATGGCCGACCTGGCCAGAGCGTTGCATGTGCCGGTGCAGATGGATTGGATGGCGGTGTCGTCGTACGGCGCGGGCACCAAGTCCTCCGGCGTCGTACGCGTGCTGAAAGACCTCGACACCGACATCTTGAACCGTCACGTGCTGATCGTCGAGGACATCATCGACTCCGGCCTGACCCTGCACTGGCTGCTGGAAAACCTGAAGTCGCGCAATCCCGCGTCGCTGGAGATCTGCACCGCGCTGCGGAAACCCGACGCGGTGAAGGTGCCGATCGACGTCAAATACGTGGGCTTCGACATTCCCAACGAGTTCGTCATCGGTTATGGCCTCGACTACGCCGAGCGATACCGGAACCTTCCGTTCATCGGCACTCTGGCCCCGCACGTTTACACGTAG
- the tilS gene encoding tRNA lysidine(34) synthetase TilS — protein MAPVGPHPAIADVRRAVREALADLDRDALVLAACSGGADSLALAAALAFVAPRLHLRAGLLTVDHQLQPGSKARAATVKDLGERMGLTPAEILTVTVGTEGGPEAAAREARYAALAEAADRLQAAAVLLGHTRDDQAETVLLGLARGSGPRSLSGMAARAGRYRRPLLALSRQTTVAACRAGNLTPWDDPHNEDPRYTRVRVRRTVLPVLEQELGPGVAEALARTAALAREDADALDEWAESAYQNCALSDIGESVKLAVAELEKLPAAVRRRVLRRAAIAAGSPSGALSATHVLAVDRLITHWRGQKAVDLPGGLSAVRRYGTLIFAISPIA, from the coding sequence ACCTCGACAGGGACGCCCTCGTCCTGGCAGCCTGCAGCGGCGGAGCGGACTCGCTGGCCCTGGCCGCCGCCCTGGCCTTCGTGGCCCCCCGCCTGCACCTGCGCGCCGGCCTCCTCACCGTGGACCACCAGCTCCAGCCCGGCTCCAAGGCCCGCGCCGCAACGGTGAAGGACCTGGGAGAGCGCATGGGCCTGACCCCAGCGGAGATCCTCACCGTCACAGTGGGCACGGAGGGCGGCCCCGAGGCGGCGGCCAGGGAGGCGAGGTACGCCGCCCTGGCCGAGGCGGCCGACAGGCTGCAGGCGGCGGCCGTCCTGCTCGGCCACACCAGGGACGACCAGGCGGAGACGGTCCTCCTGGGCCTGGCGCGCGGCAGCGGCCCCCGTTCCCTGTCCGGCATGGCGGCCAGAGCGGGCCGCTACCGCAGACCCCTGCTCGCCCTGTCCAGGCAGACCACCGTGGCCGCCTGCCGGGCGGGGAACCTCACCCCCTGGGACGACCCGCACAACGAGGACCCGAGGTACACCCGGGTACGCGTCCGCCGCACCGTCCTCCCGGTCCTGGAGCAGGAGCTGGGCCCGGGGGTGGCGGAGGCGCTGGCGCGGACGGCGGCGCTGGCGCGGGAGGACGCGGACGCGCTCGACGAATGGGCAGAGTCGGCGTACCAGAATTGCGCTCTTAGCGATATCGGCGAGTCGGTGAAACTGGCGGTGGCCGAGTTGGAAAAGCTGCCCGCCGCAGTCCGGCGGCGGGTGCTGCGGCGGGCGGCGATCGCGGCGGGATCCCCGTCCGGCGCCTTGTCGGCCACCCATGTACTGGCCGTGGACCGGCTGATCACGCACTGGCGCGGGCAGAAAGCCGTTGACCTGCCCGGGGGTCTGTCGGCCGTCCGGCGGTATGGCACCCTGATATTCGCCATCAGTCCCATCGCGTAA
- the folE gene encoding GTP cyclohydrolase I FolE has product MTQHDVDLGRIEKAVREILYAIGEDPDRDGLVETPARVARAMAEQYSGLGQAPEDVLNKVFDVDHDEMVLVRDIEVYSTCEHHLVPFHGLAHVGYIPNEKGQVTGLSKLARLVDVFARRPQVQERMTSQIADALMRVLEPRGVIVVVECEHLCMTMRGVRKPGAKTVTSAVRGDFRTSDKTRSEAMALILGR; this is encoded by the coding sequence GTGACGCAGCACGACGTCGACCTCGGGCGGATCGAGAAGGCCGTTCGCGAGATCCTCTACGCCATCGGCGAGGATCCCGACCGTGACGGCCTGGTCGAGACGCCCGCCCGGGTCGCCAGAGCCATGGCCGAGCAGTATTCGGGGCTCGGCCAGGCGCCGGAAGACGTACTGAACAAGGTGTTCGACGTCGACCACGACGAGATGGTGCTGGTACGCGACATCGAGGTCTACTCGACCTGCGAGCACCACCTCGTGCCGTTCCACGGCCTGGCCCACGTGGGGTACATCCCCAACGAGAAGGGCCAGGTCACCGGCCTGTCGAAGCTCGCGCGCCTGGTGGACGTGTTCGCCCGCCGCCCCCAGGTGCAGGAGCGCATGACCTCGCAGATCGCCGACGCGCTCATGCGGGTGCTGGAGCCGCGCGGGGTCATCGTGGTGGTGGAGTGCGAGCACCTGTGCATGACGATGCGCGGCGTGCGCAAGCCGGGCGCCAAGACCGTCACCTCGGCCGTTCGCGGCGACTTCCGCACCAGCGACAAGACCCGATCCGAGGCCATGGCGCTGATCCTCGGCCGCTGA